CAGCGTTGGTACTTGTACCGACGCGTGAGTTATGTCTGCAGGTTTATGAAATCCTGCAGAAGCTGTTGCACCGGTTTCATTGGATTGTCCCTGGTTATATTATGGGCGGTGAAAACAGGTCGAAGGAGAAAGCAAGGCTGCGGAAAGGTGAGAAGTTTTGCTTGTATCTGTTGCTATTTTGATGACCCTCTGAGACTACAGTtgcaattcaattaattttgccAAGTAGACTACCTCTTGAACTGTGAGTAACGATAGGCTTATTGATCTTTGTCAAATTACTGTCTCACAGCTGTCATTAGTTTTTTGTTATTCTGTGATTATTTATCTGAACCTGCTAAATGGTTTGACAAATTAGagttaaaaatagaaaatttgggCGGCATCTGAAGTTGGAAGCTTTAGGGTGATATAagtttggtgaaagaaaaatAGCTGGCCTTGCTTTGGAGAAGGAGTTACTGCTATGATTATTGCTTCCACCCTCTGAACTGTGTTGCAGTTGAAGACGACGTTGTACAGGCACATTTTGTTGTTGGTCGGATATTTTCAAAGACGTGCATTCTGTATGTTGATCTTTTCAGAAGTTTCAAATTGCTTGGGAATGACCTGCCAACAGCTTTGTTTTGTTGACTTTCGATCACTTCCTCCAGTTAAAACTGGAATGCTCCCTCTCAATGGGATAACTTAGATTAGGTGATTTTGGATTGCTAATACCTTGTATTTCAATTGGGTAGTCATTCTTTACCAAGCTGAATTTGAAGGTTGGATCAGTTGATAGAACGATGATTTTTACTTTTACGTTGTGACTTTTTCTGCTTTTGTCCTTGTCACGCAGGATTTTAACATGAGCAATGTTATACATGTTCAGGGATATCCATTCTCGTGGCGACGCCTGGACGCCTTCTCGATCACTTGAAGAATACATCATCATTTGTTCGTATGAATTTGCAATGGATAGTTTTTGATGAAGCAGATAGGTTTGTATGAAATCCTCTAATGAGGCCCACTGTGATCATAATATCGTGATGCTCCATCAGAAGCTCCTATTTTATTGAAATAACTATGCCCCTGACTGTTCACAGAATTTTGGAGCTGGGATTTGGGAAAGAAATAGAGGACATATTAAACATACTGGGGTCAAAGCAAAGTGATTCTACTGGCGAGAAAACTGGAGCTTCAAGGGATGCTGGATTTCAGAGGCAAAATTTACTATTGTCTGCCACCTTAAATGAGAAAGTAAATCATCTTGCTAATATTAGCTTAAAAGATCCTGTTCTAATTGGTCTTGATGAGAAGAAGCTGCAACTACATCCATCACCTCAAAAAGTAGGATCTTCAGGATCTGACATTGATGAAGAATTGGAATTTCCCGGTGAAAGAGAAATGTCACTGACGAGCAACTACAATCTTCCGTCGCAATTAGTTCAGAGATATGTGAAAGGTATATGTTGGTAAATTCTTAGTGAAACCTCCCAAATTGTATATTTATTGCCGGAGTCCTGACTGAATGTCTATCCACAGTACCTTGTGGTTCCCGGCTTGCAGTACTTCTGTCCATTTTGAAGCACCTTTTTGAGAGAGAAGCCTCACATAAGGTTATTTTCTATGCTCTCTTCACCTTTGGTTGTATGAAATTTTAATCAGTGCCTGTTATTTGAGTTGCTGGATACCTAATATGCACCTTGGTATTGGTCAAATACTCTAGTTGTGTCTGGTGTAGAAGGTTGTGAAGTTTTTGTTGCAAGATGGATGTCCCTGCTGTTTAAAGGATACTCCTTCTGTTAATGGTAGTCAATGGACAATTTTCTGTCGATTTCTAACATTGTAATAAGAAAGAATTTGGGTATTCTAATGTTCAACAACTATAATCTATTGACAAGgcatttgctctttttttttttctgctagTACTTTCTTTTTATACTAATTTGTCCTGAAATTCCTGACATCAGATATCTATCattcttgaatattttttctGAGTTATGCTGCTTATGATAAAATGGGAGGGTAACAAGATTGCATTCTTGTGCTCATCTCGCAGATTGTGGTATTCTTTTCAACATGTGATGCAGTAGACTTCCATTACACATTGATCAGTGAATTTGTGTGGTCTCCGCATTCACAAGAAAAGGAAGTCAAGAGCAAGTTCTTGAGGTGCAAAACATTTCGTTTACATGGCAATATGAAGCAGGAGGATAGAAGAATAACATTTCAGTCCTTTAAGACAGAGAAATCGGCTCTCCTTGTGTCTACGGATGTAGCTGCTAGAGGCTTAGATTTCCCAAAAGTCAAATGTATAATACAGTACGATTCTCCTGGAGAGGCTACTGAATATGTGCATAGGTATCTCTCTGCTTTTTGTGAGACCCCAATATACTTCTTGTTTAAGTGTTATATCATCTGTACGAATTGCTGCATTTTTGGCTTTGGACTTTAATATCGTCTATTGCCTGCCTAGACTATAATGCATTCTGCTTTGAGCCCTGCACACAGCCTGTTCTTATTTCGGGTGAAATACCCATTTGCATCGAAAATTGGCGATTCCTGAACTTGATACTTGGTTTTGGGGCAAATTAATACACCATAAAACATGTCGGGATTGGCCGAGACAAGTAGCTGATTTCATGTACGGGCTGGACCTTTTAGTACGTTAGTGGTGAACCTTGTTCGGGAGGGATGAGTTTCAGTGGATAGAAAATCTTGATGATAAAACTACAGCAATAATGTTTGGAAATCTTTTAGTGGGAATGATGCCATCTTGAAAGTGATTTGACAGGGTTGGCAGAACTGCCCGTTTAGATGAAAGAGGGGAAGCTCTCTTGTTCTTGCAACCGGCtgaaatggattatttacaggACTTGGAGAAGCATGGTGTAAGTTTGGCAGAATATCCCATGTTGAAGGTGTTGGATAGTTTCCCATTGTACGGCCAGAAGCTCCATGTCaagaattttgttttattggatTTACATCCTTGGGTGCTAGCTCTGCAAAAGGGACTTGAGCTCTTTATTTCAGCCAAGGTACTTGTCTTCTGCACTCATATGATTTGATTTTAAGATTCTAGGACTTCCCTTTCTTGCTTTTCAGTTCTTTTGCCAAAATGTTGAGGACATGCTCTGCAGTGGCTTTTGGTTTGTATTGATTAGAATATAGAAACCGGAAGATGATCTATGCTAGATGTGCAGTACCTTTAgtatttttttagctttttatgGCCTGTTTAAGCGCTTCCGAAACTTTTGAGACTTCTGACGTTCCTTATGGTTAACTGAACACACTGCCACATAGGTATCAATCAAAAATCAACCTGAAGGAAAATAGTATAATGAGAAGAATTTTGCATCTCATTTCTCTAAAATTGTGGACACGTAGCATTATTCAATTTATTGCGATAAGTATAAGAATGTCGGTGAATGGGGCTAACAACAGGGTACCCATAATCTCACTCAGCTGCAATAGTTGATTGTATAACCCAAGGGGGTGAGAGTGATGGCTTTATTATATCCGGACTCTTTCTTTATTAGGGTTTTCTGATCATGCTAGATAATCACTTAACCCTTTGCAACATCTGGTTTTGTCGTGtgttgttattttcttttgttgggctGAATGGCATCCTATTTGTACATGCTGTTAAGTGGTCTAATCTCTTCCTCAGGCAAGAATACATACACTTGCCAAGAGTGCATATTGCTCTTGGGTCCGTGCATTTGCAGCCCATCGAGGGGAGCTCAAGAGAATTTTTATGGTGAAGAAACTTCACCTGGGCCATGTTGCAAAGAGCTTTGCCCTGAAAGAACAGCCATCTTTAGTGGGGCAATCATTCCAGAAGCaagcaaagaagagaaaacgaGATCAAAGGCTGAAGGGCTTGTCCAAAAGGAGGAAGGTCAGCAGGAAAACATGAGTACTGATCAGAAGCCATTCTTGTGGACATTTAAGCCTGACTGCCCCTGATCTCGGAAATTTTTGGGCATGCTGGTGATGAATTGACGGTCTCACTGGTCTTCTGTGACCATTCAATGACACAAGCTGAGCTCACTTTTGGCTTCAGGGTTTCATACTCATTGCGAAAGAAGAAAGGATCGAGATAGGTTTATGGATGGTTAACCGTaggcaaaattttgaaatgaagttaTGGGAAGTACATTCGCTTAGTGGCTGCTACTTCTTTTCTGtaaaagctattttttttttagctggGAAAATTATTTATAGGTTGCGCTCCGGGTATATGATCTAGCCCTGGAGTTTAAGATTAAGCGTAAGTAGAGTCACATCCATTTTGTGTGCTACTGGCTgtaagagaaatttcaaagaacTGAAATGTGATGCTGGAGCACGTATACTGTTGCCAGCAGATTACGTACCTTCGCTTTCTCGCTACCTTAATTGCTTTCTCGTCTCTGTTCATGCACGTAAATTATTAGTCTGTTGGGCAGTCGTCGTCTGCGATAGTTCTTGTCCAAGTTGGTACTGGAATGACTGATGCAAGGAGCATCCTAAGACCATAACTAATCAGAGGGCTCATTCGATGGTCTAATCCTCATCCCTGTACCGCACTGTAGAACTTAGTCTTGCTTTCGGCTCTCAATTGGTAGTAATCAAATCCGGTGGTCCACCATACGTGGTGGGAATATATGTTTATCGTTGCTGTCTTCTCAGTCGTCGTCGTCTTTACTGTAGAATCAGCGGCCGATCGCGTCTAGTGCTGCGAGACGATGCCACGTCCTTCCCGCTGCTCTTCTTAGCTCACGACGGAGGTGGGGTGCTCAATCGAAAGGACACTGCTCACCAGGTGCCAGACCATATGACATACCTAAATGTTAGGGACCTCAACCTAAGAAGAGAGCCATATACAATGCACGCATTAACTGCCTCACATGCAATGCGGATAGCCCGTGTCTGACCCTACGAGGATTCCCCCCGGGCGCACGGATCCATCGAGCATTTAGACTCATCGGTACCGGTCAGCGTCGACCGTGGGGCGGTGTTAAATGAAGGGCATGACCCCATTCTAAACTTTCGCCCTGGCCCGCCCCAGCCCGCCCcgcccaacccaacccaacccaacctgATCCAGAATTGTTCtattgtattattaattgaacaatcACAATGAATTATACCCTTTAATGATTATCATTTGTTACTACAATTTattgattataatttatatttgaatatacgcgaaatataaatattaacaaaataaaagtctttAGTCATGAAATAAAAGCTTAACTTAGACTAATGGTTTCACATTCTACGTTATGAGATATTGCAATATCGCACGAagacataaatcaataaaaacccaaaaaattgttCTAAGTTCTAAATTACAAATTCCAAGTTTTAGGTTTCACCGATctagaatttataatttacttGTTGAAAcaggttcctcaatttttggaattcgAAACTTATCCTGGATACCTTGAAACCTAAAACTAGACGGGTTCTTATCGATTCGGTTCTTAAGTTCCAAGTTCTATCCTCAAAACCATGCTCACATGTACGACGACTAGTTCATTTGCTAGAGAGCGACCTCACAGAGAGTCCCGTACCGCCGATGGGTCGAGAGGGGAGAGATTTTGACTAGCGAACAGCAAAGCAATGAAGGCTGTGGGGTTCAAAGCTCCAGAGGTTCGGCCGGCCTTCCCTTTCGATGCAAATACAAACGCCCGCCGGTGCGCCGTCGCCATAGCCATCTCTTTTCCTTGCTCTTTTGGCCACGAGTCGCTATAAGGAAAGAAAcgtacctctctctctctctctctcgctctatctctatctcttcGCCATTCAACGTTCCCTCCTGTCGTGCAGTCAACGTCAGATGCACATGCACGGATGAGGCGGGGGGCCCGCCCCCACAGAAAAGGCCACCGCGGACCGCCTTACACGTTGACCGGCGCGCTGCCATAAGCTCCGCCGTGCGGTCCGGAGCCCCGCCACGTCAGCCCGGAGGTTGGGACCCCGGCCGGCCGCTCGGAAATTGACAAGGTGGGCCTGGTGCCTGAATCAGGACGAGGCCCGTCGTCCAATTCGTCGTGGCCCACTCTACGGATCGGTTGTCGGAatcatttaatttcatgcaagCAAATTctaaaagtagaaaaagaaaaagaaaaaaaagcttaCTATCGAATTCttataaaggaaagaaatatcTCTAAATCTGCTTTATATATTTAGGGAATCGCATACTTAAAATGATCACGTGCATCTTTTTGCCAAagtaagtatttttttttttttttttatttgataacgTCGAATCGAATGACGAATGGTTAGGTTTTTTTGTCGCAAGTGCACGATTGATTCAGTGAGACCAAAGTCGGGTCAAATCGATCTTACATAATGGCTTGCAGTGCGTGTTCGAGATCAGTCCGATTCTCTCTGCAATGTGTAATTTATCCACGCTACAGGAATATAAAGTCGTTTCCCCTTCCGCTTTATCTTTTGCAAATTATCATTCAATTCCTGAACTACTTTCTTGACGATGGAGCATTTGAAAAGAGTTTTGAGAGGTTTCGTGATaaacaaaaattactaaattagtaaattttgaGGTTAACCTCACAGGGTTGGTTTAGTCGCCAAGGAAATAGAATGTATCGGTACTTCAAATGTAGGATGATTTCTCGCCATTGCATCATCACCCATTTAGGGTTTGACTTTTGCATTATCCAATCCGTAAGGTTAATGGGGATAATTCGCGGGCTCGAGATTTACCTTCCTAAACAGGCTTCTTCGTCGTTGGAAGTTAGCTTGATCTTCAAGGGTAAGAAACCACCTCGACCCGACTGATCGGTCTAGACTTATCTTCCCTCTACAGATGGAGGACTAGAAGATCCAAACCATCAATTACAgcttatataatatataatacatataaatataaatataatattgacTTTTCTCGATCCACTTCAACAAAATGGTCAGCACCAAATTCCACATTATACAGCCTAAATCCAACGGACAAGGCTTCATTGCCGCCCAAGCTATTGAAATCTAGCCGCTCTTGTTGATCGGGAGAGCGTTGGCAACTTGCATAGAAAAGCCTCGGCTGCGCCATCACTAATACGGGATTAACACCATCATTAAGATCGTTGACGTCTTCCCTAAGGTTCTTTTGGCAGTGATTAGCAGCCCCAAAACATGCGTCATCGTCCATGATGGCTGTGATTATCACACCAATTAATGATTGTCCCTAATTTTGTAACGTGACTAATTATGGCTCCTCCACATCGGAAAGTGCAAATTGATGTCCCTAAACTTTAAGTTTGTTAGAGAAATTTGGAGGCTTATCAGTTGATGAAGACATTCGAGTCAATGCTCTTCCCTAGGGTAAAATAGTCATTGTGGACCCGAAATTGAGGTCAAATTAAAGACTAGATAGTACTATTTATTTTGCGGAAAaggaatgattttgaaaaaaaaattcttaatataATCGTTTGAAGTAAtttatcaatgaaaaatgtttgcaTTATTCATCTTTAGGATAATATATTAtagattatttattttctgagaAATAAATGGAGTCTCGATTGCTTAGctgaaaattttgaatagttgTGGACTATACGAGGCATATCAATTGATATTTCATTCTGTTTATTATGTCATTTTATGTCTATTTGTGATACTTTTATTGCCGGAGATCTTATCAAGTCATGGATCGATCGCATTTTATTTAACACAAGTCTATTAGCTCTATTAAGATCATTTTCTCATTAATTATGTTTGAAATAATGAAGCAAGAGGATGGATCATTGATATGTAGCATGAAATTATAGTCGAGAAGAATTATTGATATGTATGCTACATTATACTCAAATAATGCCATTCGCATgatattatttttccaaaacCATTAGTTTAGACCTGCATAGTCGTACGCGTGTGGTCTAGGGTTATATAATTTAGCTTTATTTACAGAAACTTTGAGATGCACATGACATTTATTGCCACCACATTGTTGTGAGCTAGGAAGTTAATGGCACGCACTTGCAATTAATATCATCGTAATGCATGCAAGCTATTGAATGGTGGTACATATATAGGAATGCAGAGAAAAAGCAACTAGAATAgttattgaaataattttatgtaCTTAACTCTATATAAAAGGTTAAAAAACATAGTTGCATGATATAGATGGATCAATTGAAAAGTACATGTAACTGAGTCCTTTCGTAGTCTTGTGAACTACCATTAattattctgaaattttaaactattaaatgaaaACATTGATTTAGTTTGTAAATATTCAGACAATACAAGCACATATGATCATGAGATTAATGCTGCTTCATAGACATCATTTTTCCTTAGTCTTTGTCAAGCCTTTCATAaccaaaaagaaattacttttaaCTATTTACCAGGGTTTATTTCGTATAGAAAGTACTCacaaaattactaaaattaacaTTTAATACCTGCATTCCTTTGACATTCTCAATAGTGTCCTGTCCATCATATAAACAAGATCATTCTCTAGACACTTCTTCAAAGTCGAAATTCCTAGGGAGTCCCTCTTGGACATTTCTACAATTTCCTGAaagttct
This genomic stretch from Eucalyptus grandis isolate ANBG69807.140 chromosome 3, ASM1654582v1, whole genome shotgun sequence harbors:
- the LOC104438008 gene encoding DEAD-box ATP-dependent RNA helicase 17 isoform X2, yielding MEPLVYEILQKLLHRFHWIVPGYIMGGENRSKEKARLRKGISILVATPGRLLDHLKNTSSFVRMNLQWIVFDEADRILELGFGKEIEDILNILGSKQSDSTGEKTGASRDAGFQRQNLLLSATLNEKVNHLANISLKDPVLIGLDEKKLQLHPSPQKVGSSGSDIDEELEFPGEREMSLTSNYNLPSQLVQRYVKVPCGSRLAVLLSILKHLFEREASHKIVVFFSTCDAVDFHYTLISEFVWSPHSQEKEVKSKFLRCKTFRLHGNMKQEDRRITFQSFKTEKSALLVSTDVAARGLDFPKVKCIIQYDSPGEATEYVHRVGRTARLDERGEALLFLQPAEMDYLQDLEKHGVSLAEYPMLKVLDSFPLYGQKLHVKNFVLLDLHPWVLALQKGLELFISAKARIHTLAKSAYCSWVRAFAAHRGELKRIFMVKKLHLGHVAKSFALKEQPSLVGQSFQKQAKKRKRDQRLKGLSKRRKVSRKT
- the LOC104438008 gene encoding DEAD-box ATP-dependent RNA helicase 17 isoform X1, whose amino-acid sequence is MERQESSSKKGDRDEIFADCSFASLGLHSALCDQLKERLGFEAPTRVQARTIPVVLSGRHVLVSAATGTGKTIAYLAPIVHHLQKRDPRIERSDGTFALVLVPTRELCLQVYEILQKLLHRFHWIVPGYIMGGENRSKEKARLRKGISILVATPGRLLDHLKNTSSFVRMNLQWIVFDEADRILELGFGKEIEDILNILGSKQSDSTGEKTGASRDAGFQRQNLLLSATLNEKVNHLANISLKDPVLIGLDEKKLQLHPSPQKVGSSGSDIDEELEFPGEREMSLTSNYNLPSQLVQRYVKVPCGSRLAVLLSILKHLFEREASHKIVVFFSTCDAVDFHYTLISEFVWSPHSQEKEVKSKFLRCKTFRLHGNMKQEDRRITFQSFKTEKSALLVSTDVAARGLDFPKVKCIIQYDSPGEATEYVHRVGRTARLDERGEALLFLQPAEMDYLQDLEKHGVSLAEYPMLKVLDSFPLYGQKLHVKNFVLLDLHPWVLALQKGLELFISAKARIHTLAKSAYCSWVRAFAAHRGELKRIFMVKKLHLGHVAKSFALKEQPSLVGQSFQKQAKKRKRDQRLKGLSKRRKVSRKT